GCTGATGAGCGACGGCAAGCGCAACACCGCCGAAAAGATCATGTACGCCAGCCTCCGTTCGATCCAGGAGAAGACCGGCGACGATCCGCTCAAGGTGTTCAAGAAGGCGGTCGAGAACGTCAAGCCGGCGCTCGAAGTGAAGTCGCGCCGCGTCGGCGGCTCGAACTACCAGGTGCCGGTCGAAGTCAATCCGAACCGCCGCCT
This is a stretch of genomic DNA from Vicinamibacterales bacterium. It encodes these proteins:
- a CDS encoding 30S ribosomal protein S7 (binds directly to 16S rRNA where it nucleates assembly of the head domain of the 30S subunit), whose protein sequence is MPRRREVPKREVPLDPIYSSSLVTKFISTLMSDGKRNTAEKIMYASLRSIQEKTGDDPLKVFKKAVENVKPALEVKSRRVGGSNYQVPVEVNPNRRL